The Flavobacteriales bacterium genome contains the following window.
GTTCATCGTCATCCTGTTGGCGGTACTGGCACTGCTCCATTTGGCGGCCCGGGTGTGCACCAAGGCGATGGACCTGACGGGCCTGGGCTTGCCCAACAAGGCGGCAGGAGCTTTGTCCGGTTTGCTGAGGGCTTTGTTCGTGCTCAGCGCTATGATCAATGTGCTGTCCGCAGTAGGCGACCGACTACCGGAGCCTATGTACAACACCCTGAAGGACAGTGGTATTGCCACCGGAATTCAAGAACTCGCTCCGATGGTTGTGCCCGAACTGGCCGATGGGAAGTGGCTTCGCTCGGGTTTTGAACGAATAAGGGAGCAAACCGACGAGGTGCTCTAAGGGAGCCTGACAGGGGCGGACCGGTCACCGCCGCGCAGGTTGCGGGGATCGGTTACTTTCGCCACCCCTTTTTCGGAAGGGTAGCCCGTGAAAGCACAGAGCGAGCATATCATCGACTTCGCCGGTCTGAAGGATGGCCAACACGCTTGGTCATGGGAGGTGGGTGATGCCTTCTTCAAGGATCAAAGCG
Protein-coding sequences here:
- a CDS encoding CvpA family protein, with translation MNWLDISLLVLLGMAAFKGYQRGLLIELASLVGLVLGIWAGLRFNRAVADWLGFEEHQEALGFIVILLAVLALLHLAARVCTKAMDLTGLGLPNKAAGALSGLLRALFVLSAMINVLSAVGDRLPEPMYNTLKDSGIATGIQELAPMVVPELADGKWLRSGFERIREQTDEVL